The genomic region CAAGAAGTGAGAACACTCATTTATACAACGAATGCGATTGAGAATTTCAATCGTCAGCTGCGCAAAGTGACTAAGGCAAAATCCGTATTTCCTACTGATGACAGCTTGTTAAAAATGTTGTACCTGGCTATGATTGATATTACTAAAAAGTGGACGGGGCGACGTAAAGACTGGGGACAAATCCATTCCCAATTAGAAATATTCTTTGCCGACCGGCTGGACTAGCTTGACAGCCGGGCTAGTTTTCGTATAATGCTAACAGAGGGGCAATCAGCCTATCTGACTGTTTTGCCCTCTTAAAAAATATTGCTCTTTTTTATGCTATTTGGAGTTTACACAAAATCAGGGATACACCCTTATCTTGAACTAACTTCTGAACTAAATCGCTATCAGAATCATAGATGTTTTGCATAAATTCACTGGCAACTTCCTGAGGACTTCCCATTTGCTGCAAGAATGTATCGATATCAACGTTTTCTGCTGCCTCCATAATGTGGCAATATAAGTCTTTTTCGATTCTTTCCTTAGTCATCGAGTCGACAACCATATTTTTAAGTACTTCCGTTATAAACTTACGGGCTTTAGTTTCGTTTTCCATTTACAAACCCTCCTTATCAATATCCAGGACGGAATTTACTATTCTTTGCATTCTAACCCATTCTGCCTTCATTTTATTAAGCTCCCTGACTCCTTCAGGCGTTATTTCGTAATACTTTTTGGGCATCTCTCGCCCTTGCGGTTCCTTATAATAGCTCCTGACTAATCGATTATCTTCTAAGCGATATAAGATTGGATATAACGATCCTTCTTTCATCTTGAAAGTGCTTGAGCTCTTTTGGTCGAGGTCTTGAATCAATTGGTAACCATACATATCCATTTTGCTTAAGAGATGAAGAACAAGGATTTCTGTCACCCCTTTTTTTAATTGTCTATTTATCTCATCCACCAGCACACCCCCTAATGAACAAATACTTAGTATATCTAAATATAGAATAATACTAAATATTATTGTCGTCAAGTATTATTTTAAGAGCCAGAATACATTTTTTCACTCAGTGCTATTATTCACGATTTTCCTGTCTTACATAAACGAAGGTGCCGCAATGCTTTGCGACACCTCTCTATCCTTTCACTATATTTATTTAGACAACTGACTTATTACTGCCCTTATTCCGCTGCTTGCACCATTGACAATAGCTGATAATCGAGGTCGCGCCTTTCTTAATAGTGACTTTTCCACGATATTTTTTACCGGAATCAACAGCCTTCTCAGCAAGAACCGAAAGGATTTGTAATAAAGATAACCTGTCAGCCTCGCGACAGGTTATCTTTGATATTTTATAGCAATTTTATTTAATTCCTGCCGGAGCATTCCGCGTATATTTTGCGGGGCTAACACTTCAACATCTGCGCCAAAAGACAGGATATAGCGTATCAGCCATTCAGTTTCAGGCAAGGTGGTGGTAACAGTGAACGAACCGTCCTTATTTTTAGTAATATCTTCTTCGTTGAACTCATCATACACCCGGTATGCTCCCTCGGCAGATATATGTAGGCGCACAGGAAGCCATTTCTGCGGTTCTTGCGTCTGATCGCTGTTTGGCAATTTTTCGAAAACCTCTTTAGAGAAAACCTCCTGCGTAAGTAAAACCTCCGACATCCTTACTATTTTAAACATTCTAAATGAATTGCGGGTCAGACAGAATGCTTGCAAATACCAGGCATTTACTTTAAAAATGAGTTTAATCGGTTCAACTCTCCGGGCACTTTTTTTACCGGAAGAACCAAAATAATTGAATTCAATAATTCTCTGACTTAGGATAGCGTCCTTGATGACCGTAAATTGGCATAGTCCTTTTTCATCACTGCCCCAGGGGCTGAAATCCACCTCAATCCAATTTGTTCTATTTTTGTTGAACAGACTGCTTAACTTAGTAAGAACTTTATCTGCCTCCGGCATCTGTGCAATGGACAGACTTTGCAGTGCATATAATATCTCGTTCTGTTCCCTCTCTGAAAGAACAGATTTATCAAGAACATAGCTGTCAAGCAGAGAAATTCCGCCGCCCTTTCCCTGGACGGCATAGATTGGTATCCCGGCTGAAGACAGAGTATCAATATCCCGGTAAATGGTTCTCGCCGATACCTCAAAATGTTCCGCCAATTGATTAGCAGTTATAGATTTTTTATTGAGTAAGATATATATAATACCAAAAAGCCTGTTTATCTGCATATAATCACTCCGATCTTATTATATTATAGCCCAATAAATTGACAATATGATGTCAGGTTATTAAATAAAAATCTGTGGAGCAGTAGTTCTTACTGCCCCACAGAGCTTCCAGGTCTTATAAAACAATAAACTTTTGCCTAATGGACTTACTACTTGCACCTCGCGTTATCCCAATTCTTCGGATTTGTATCATCCTGAAGCCCATGATTTAGAATATCTAAATAATGCTTTACCTTTCTATCAATATACTGGGTTCGCTGTTTTGCCTCTTCCAATTGTGTGTGAGCATTTTTACTCTGCTCCAGCACGATTTCATAGTGGGCAGGAATCGTTGAATCTCCCGCTTGGCAAAGCTTAATATAATTTTAATGCTATCAATGGACATACCACACTCTTTCAGACATTTAACGCATATAAGCCAATCAATGGAGTCCTCGTCAAAAAAGCGATTATTATTCTTATCCCGCTGTAAACTCGGAACCAAGCCCTTGTCTGTATAGAACCGAACAGTATGCTCAGTGAGACATAATTTTTCAGCTACCTCTTTTACCGTATACATGGCTTCCTCTCTATTCTTTAAACTTTGGAATATAGTATTCTTAGCTTTCGAATGAGAAAACTCCTGCTAATTTTTTATATAAGTTGATCGCTGCCAATAAGCGTCTTATTTTATAAAAACTGAGCTATCCCTTTAAGCACCAAGACCTAAAAATCCTACTCCTCCGGTATTTGATGCGCTGGCGGCTAAATTACTGTCAGATGGGCTAAGGCATGAGCGTCTCAATAATAATCTCATACGAAAATATTTAAATGATTTTCATTACGATTACTCTACAATATTACCAAATGCACAATCAATAATTGTCGCAGCAATACCACAACCAATTACAATCCTTAGATTTACATGGCAAAAAAAAGAACAAAAAATTATTGTTCCCCCCACTTACATTTATACGAAGGCAGAAAAATTTGTAATCAGTATTGTCAAAAATGTATTAAGCCAGGAAAATTATTCTCTTATTCATGGAAAGCTTCCGTTAAAAATTCTTGCAGTGAGAAGCGGACTAAGTCAGTACGGTAGAAATAATATTTCTTATATTTCCGGTATGGGAAGCTTCTATCGCCTGACTGCTCTAATATCTGATATGCCATACGACACAGTTACATGGCATGACATACAAATGATGCCACACTGTAACGAGTATTGGGCATGTTTAAATAGTTGCCCAATAAAGTGTATTGACAGAAACAACAATATTATCGATGCATCACATTGCCTTACATATATCAATGGAAGTTCTGAACCATTCCCTAACTGGATTAACTATACCTGGCATAACTCTTTAGTCGGATGTATGCGCTGTCAGCTAGCATGTCCCCAAAACCGAGATCACAATATAATAAAAGATGTTAAAGATTTCTTGTCTGAATCTGATATAGATGTTCTATTACACAAGGACGATTTTGATAAACTTCCTAGAAAAATCTATGACCTTCTAAAAAAAGTGAACCTTACTGACTATGAACTCACAATTTTACAAAGGAATCTTAAGGCATTACTCACCTAATAAATTGCTAGCTTTAAATCTATTTCATTCTATTTGTAATAATTGTATATCTAAGCTGAATCCTACGTCAATAACTTTGCATTATCCTCGTTTTAATTATATCTGTGAACTATAATTTCTTCGCTAAACAGTCGGCAAGTCGTGCAACTTCCTGGCAATGCTCATCTCTTCTGCAATTAGTTCCTTAAAATATTCACATACTTCACAAATAAGAAACTGATTATCCATATTCAAAGAAGCCTTGAATAAACCATGCTTTACTGCTGCCCATTTCCGAAAGAATTCCTTGTGGAAACATTGATCACATTGTTCTCCTGGCAACGGCATAGTTTGAAGGTAGTGAAGATAAAGATACCGGTTGTTACTCAAAGCATCGATGTACTTTGCCAGCAATTCCCCATTTTTCTGTTTTCCATGAGAACATTCCATGATTTGGGCAAGGAGCTTTTCCTGTGTTTCGGGATGAGTCTCCAGAATTTTCTGTGCCTCCTGCCGAATGTCCACTGAGAAAGTTTTTTTTACCGATTTATCAATCCGGCAGATATCAGAGGCATAAGCAATCAGATGTTCTTCCGTTATCTCCAGATTTTGTTTATCATAGGTGGGGTCAAAGCAGGAAAATAACATTTCATTTTCTTTTCTGGCAATAAAATAATGAAAACTGTGCATAGTTTGATAAAAAGGCACCCACGGAATGAAAAACGCATCCATTCCCACTATCAGCAATTGTCCCATGGGCATTCCAACTACTTTTTCCTTTATTTCCCACCCTGAGCAGCAATTGATAAATCTCATACTGACTTCCATGGATGCCAGATTTTTCGGCAATCTTTGGGATAAATACAAACGATGGACCTGATCGTAGGTAAAGTCGGTCTCTGACCATAAATCTGCAAAAACCTCCCGGTAATCCGCGCCTGTGAAAACAGCAGCATTAACCAGGCAGGAGGAATAGCAGTTCAGTCCCTGAAAAAATATCAGGCTCATGTCTACTCTCCTCTTTTTCTCTCTATTTTTCCAGTCATCGTTTTTCTGATCATATCTACTATCTGTATTTTACGGGGCTGCTTGACGCCTGACAAATGTGTTTTACAGTAAGTCCTGATTTTTTCTTCAAGCTTTTCCCTGCAAACGGATGCATCCTGTGGAATGATGTCTGCACATACAATCTCATTTCCTGTAGAATCGACCTTTCCATAGACAACACAGTCTGCTGCAAGCAGACTGTTCAAAATGCAGGTTTCCACTTCCTCCGGGTGCACGTT from Propionispora hippei DSM 15287 harbors:
- a CDS encoding transposase, giving the protein QEVRTLIYTTNAIENFNRQLRKVTKAKSVFPTDDSLLKMLYLAMIDITKKWTGRRKDWGQIHSQLEIFFADRLD
- a CDS encoding PadR family transcriptional regulator, yielding MDEINRQLKKGVTEILVLHLLSKMDMYGYQLIQDLDQKSSSTFKMKEGSLYPILYRLEDNRLVRSYYKEPQGREMPKKYYEITPEGVRELNKMKAEWVRMQRIVNSVLDIDKEGL
- a CDS encoding helix-turn-helix transcriptional regulator, whose protein sequence is MPEADKVLTKLSSLFNKNRTNWIEVDFSPWGSDEKGLCQFTVIKDAILSQRIIEFNYFGSSGKKSARRVEPIKLIFKVNAWYLQAFCLTRNSFRMFKIVRMSEVLLTQEVFSKEVFEKLPNSDQTQEPQKWLPVRLHISAEGAYRVYDEFNEEDITKNKDGSFTVTTTLPETEWLIRYILSFGADVEVLAPQNIRGMLRQELNKIAIKYQR
- a CDS encoding MerR family transcriptional regulator, giving the protein MYTVKEVAEKLCLTEHTVRFYTDKGLVPSLQRDKNNNRFFDEDSIDWLICVKCLKECGMSIDSIKIILSFAKREIQRFLPTMKSCWSRVKMLTHNWKRQNSEPSILIER
- a CDS encoding 4Fe-4S double cluster binding domain-containing protein, which encodes MPHCNEYWACLNSCPIKCIDRNNNIIDASHCLTYINGSSEPFPNWINYTWHNSLVGCMRCQLACPQNRDHNIIKDVKDFLSESDIDVLLHKDDFDKLPRKIYDLLKKVNLTDYELTILQRNLKALLT